From the Bacteroidales bacterium genome, the window AATGTTCAGTATCCGGTAATCTTCTACTTCACCATCGGGAGCAGGTCCGGAGAAGGGAAGTCCCTGCATTGAACTCAGCCTGAATCTCGCATAGATTGGACCAGTGCTTGTGGTGGGTGGAACAAAATAGGGGAATGGATTGGGACCTGGAACTACAGGTGCATCCATCAGTATCTGTTCACCGGGATCCATCCAGTCGCCGTCAGCATTGAAATCAATCCATCCCTGGACGAAGAACCCGGCAGTCGAGAAAATGGTGAGGTTTGCAAATTGTCCCGGGATCAGGGGGGTATTAAATAATACACCATCCTCATCGTTCAGGTTGCTGGTGTTGTCGCCTGTAGCACTTGCATTTGGCTGACCTTCGGTTTCAACATCAATCAGGTTGCCCAGCATTACTCCGGGAACAACCATATGGCTGGCACCATTATTAGCAGAGAGAGTTGGATAAGTAGGATCCGGTGCATCTCCATAATCCATCAGCTGTATTATCTGGACCCTATAGTCTTCCACTTCGCCATCGGGTGCTACCCCGAAGAAGGGTAACCCTGTTGTGAGCTGATGCGGAACCGTGCAAAGCTATTGCCGATGATTGCAAAGGAGGGTACATTGAATGAGAAGGACATGAAACCGGCACTTGTCAGTGCATTGGTTATGATCTGTTCTCCCGGGTCAGCCCAGTTCCCGTTGTTGTTGAAATCAATCCAGCCCTGCAGGAACAAACCGGTAGCAGAAACCTGGATGGTAAGCGATGCCATTTGACCCGGAACCAGTCCTGTATTGAACATTACACCATCTTCATCAAGAAGGTTATTCGTATCATCACCGGTTGCCATTGCATTCGGCAAACCGTCATTCTCCGGATCTACCATGTTTCCCATGTATACCAGCGGATTGATGATATGGGACGCACCATTTCCGGCTTTCAGGGTTGGGTAAGCCGGATCCGGTGCATCTCCGTAATCAATATTGGACGTCGGGTTCTTGATCTTATTGAAAAAGATATCCCCCTTGGTATCAGTCAGACTTGAAGTATAGGCTATATAAGCATATTCATCATCAACAGCGAGTCCGGGGTACTCACCCATCCAAAATCCACTGACAGGTGTAAGGGGTGAAGGGGCTGAATTAGTGTTCACCTTCGTGTTCGGCTGGAAGCTGTTGCCACCATCTGTACTGCTTGTCATATAAATATCCCAGTTCATGTCAGCCGGGTCATTCCTGCGATCATACCAGATTATGTCTATGGTTCCGTTAGGTTTTACACTCATCCAGGGCAAAACCTGGTCGTTCAGGCTGTTGTCATCATTGATTTTGAAATTTATAAGCCAGGTCTGTCCTCCATCCGTTGATTTACCGAATACGATATTAGCCTCATCCAGTCCTGCGAATTGAGCAAACACCAGGTAAAGCTCCTGTGAATTGTTCGGGGATGTTTCAATGACCGGAGCTCCTTTTGCAAGGACATCGGTTCCCCCATTCAGTCGAAGGGGAGGCAATGGAATGGTTATCACAGGATGATCCGCAGCCATCCAGGTTAAACCACCATCGGTTGACTTATTCAGGTATATGGTTCCGGAGCCTCCTGTTGTGACATTATAATCCATCCAGCAGATATAGATGGTGCCATCCGGGGCAATGGCATGATTGGGCATATTGGCAAGGTTATGGATGCGCTGATTGATGGTTATTATGGGAGTCCATGTGATGCCTCCATCGGAAGAACTTGAAAAATAGATATCACTTTCCGGTACCGGATTCTGCCATCCCCTGTCTTTAATCCATACTGCATAAATCGTATTGTAATAAGGACTGGAAGGATTGATATCTGCAACAATCTGGCAACGGTCGTTAAAACGGTAGTTCGTGTCAGGGTTGGAAACCGGTTTGGAATCATAGGAAATCAGGTAGGGACCTGTCCAGTTCACCCCTCCATCGGTTGACTTATGTATGTAGAAACCGCTCTCCTGGCCGTTCGTCCAATCGTAATCGGTGGAAATATGCGCAACATACACATTCCCATTGCCATCGGCTGTTGCAGCCGGATCAAAGGCATCCAGGTAGGGTGTTCCCGCAGGATTGAGCGGGTAGGGAAGTTGCTGTGCTGTCCAGGTAGCACCTCCGTCAAAACTATGGCTTACACCTAAACCTGGTCCTCCAGGGTAGGGTTCGTCATTGTATGCTGCAACAAGAGCGGATGGGATGCCCGGAACATTTCCTGGTACAATCGCCATCGATATTTCGTTCTGAACGAAACTGTCCATCGGATCAGGATCCACTTCAGCGGTTGCCTGCATTGAGGTAATGTGGAAGGCAAGATCCATGCTTTTAACCGGAGCACCAAAAAGAATGGTCTGCCATGGAAGAATACTGCTTCTGTTGGCTGCACCACACAATATCGGGTAATACCAGCGGTTGGCTTCCTGCCACCTCCAGATAGCCGGACTGCTGGATTATTGGGCATTGCCATGATAGAAACCCAGTAATTGCTGCCCTGGATCTGGGGATAGGGGAAGGGAAGATTATAGACGTAGTAATAAACGGGACACCCTTCATTGTTGAAAAGCCCTGTATTGGTCTCAGTTATGAGGGTGAACGGAATAATGAAACTCATAATGGGTGGTTCAAAAGGCAGACAGTTGATATCGGTATATAAATTCACCATGAAATGGTTAATGCCTTGTCCACGCTTTTCCTGTTGTGCTGCATTCAACTCATAATTTCCCCACCAGCCTATCTGGGTTATTTGACCACCATTACAGGTAAAGTCATCTGCAGCCATCAGGTTGTCATGGGCATGGGTGCCAGGCAGGGCAAGGTCAGGAAGTTGCTGCCATTTATAGGCTCCTGCAGCGATAGAGACCATATAATCTTCCACTTCCCCGTCGAAAGCATAGCCTGTAAATGACAAGGCAGGCTGATGACTGAACCTGAACCGTGCATGGGTCAGGCCGGGAACTGCATTCGATGGCACGATAAAGGTCAGGAAATTATCACCGGACCATACTCCCAGGTCAGTGAAAACCTGTTCTCCCGGATCCCCCCAGGAACCATTGCCATTGTAGTCGATCCATACATTGAGTAAGGCATTTCCTACTGAGGCATTCACTTTGATCTTGCAGGGATTTCCCGGTGTTAATGGCCATAAGAAAGCAACACCATCCTCGTCATCGGGCAGGTTCAGATCATCACCTGTAGATTGGGAGTCTGGCTGGCCATCCGGTTCACCGTCAATCAGGGCTCCCAGTTGTATCCCGGGAACGACCAGGTGACGGGCTCCATCACTATTGATAAGCGTAGGATAGTTAGGATCCGGTGCATCTCCCAGGTCCATTTCTCCCAGTGGAAGCCTCACTGTTGAGTGAATACCCCAGGCATCCAGGGAGAAAGATGCAGGAATGACTGACTTTGCAGGCTGTTCCGCAGTCATAAACTGCATATAGCCCCCGGTTCCTGCCAGCGTTAGGTTACCCAAAGGGAGGGTATAGGTTCCGGGTTCTGTAATGTTCACCTGCAGGGGACCCATTCCATTATTGTCGCACAGTACTCTGAGGATCCCCGGTTGAAATACTTCAGCTACATCCATCTGGAGCATCATCCCTGTCCACAATGTATCAGTTGGATTAATATCAAACGTAAAGCTGAATGTTTCAACATGACCCGCTCCCAGACTGGCCGGACAATCGCGCAGCGAGAACGGGATCTGGTCGATGTTGGATACAAAATAAGAAGGTTGATTGATCGGGGAGAACTCGGTTGATAAGCCATCCCTGCCTCCCATTGAAAAGCCAGGGTAAATAAGTGCATTGTTTCCGATTGAGCAAGTTTTCTGTTTATATTGCAGGACGCTGTTAATTTGAATTCACCATTATCGTTGTGAATATAGAAGGTTGTGCTCTTGTTTTCATCACCATTGAACACCCGTTTTGCGTTCTTATCTGCATACCTCGCTGATCCGGGAAGATTATAGTTCCAAACCCGGATCTTTGTTTTATCCTTTGTAGTGCTGTCTTCCTTGTAAACAGTCACATTCCCGCAATTGCCGCGTTCACCCTTAAAGTCAAGGACCAATTGCCCTCCGGGAGGTACTACAACAATTTTCCATTCACAATACTTGCTCATGGGGAAAACGGTGACATTCCTTGCAGAACCTACACCTTTGGTAAGATCATCAATATGTTCTTGTGTCTCTGTTATTTTTGTGCCATGGTTAGGAATCGTCTTGCCCGAATCAGCCTCCAGGATGATCTTAATGATCAATTTTGTGAGAAGGAGTTTTTTAAGGAACTTGTCATATTCAGCCTGTGCATAGGCTACAGCTGCAGCATATGAATACCCGGCCTTCAGGGCTGCTATTTTTGCCATCAGGAAACGGGAGCCCTTTCCATTGCTCCATCCACAGGATTTGTCTGCTGGGGAATTTGCATAAATGGTAGGCTTTACTTTGTTGGGATTATTATTTACTACATTGGTGTTCAGGTTGTTTACCTCATCTACTGCATATCCGGCATAGCATTGAATAAATTCATCATAAATGGTGGAACAACATGAGTCAACAATCTGTTGCTGCATAGCTTTCATTTCTGAAGGCTGGATCCAGGGTTCTCCTTCCAGTAAACAGATATCCCCGTTTTCAGCACCATGATTGGTTACCATTTTTTGAAATGTAGCCTTTTTCCTGCCCTGTCGCATGCTTTTACTCTTTTTGCTACCTCAGCAAAAGATGCCTGGATCTTTGGTTTGTCGGCCCTGATCACCCTGCTTTGAGGAATTTTTGTTGTGTCAGCAGATGTTCCCTGGAAATAGTGCACAAAAATATTTTCAGGGCAATACTTATCATGATCAACTTTGTATTTGTAAAGTTCAGCGAGGTTTTTGAAGTATTTTGAATGGTTGTCGGATGTATTGACTCCACCACTGATCATGATGGCAAATTTGCATGGATCACAGGCTTCTGCTGGCGCTGACTGTTGTATGTTGAGGGGGACAACTTCTGCCATTGTATCATATCCCTCTATATAAATGTGATATTCTGCCACAGTAAAAATAGCTCTTATCGTATCACTGGAAGGGTAGGGGTCAGGATTCGGAATAAACCTGACAGCTCCTTTTAAAGCCACGTATCCTCCATACCAGGCTTCATCAGGCAGTGAGGCTCCTTCAAGCAGCAAAGATGAATACGGCGGCATTGGTGTGTCGGCAATAAAATCCATGTATGATTCAAGCAATAAGGAATCTTCCGGATTGGAACAATCACCTGTCACCCATATGGAATCTCCATCCTGCAGGGTCATATCGGTATAAACCTCGTGTACTGAGTAATACCTGCGTTGAGTGACCGAGATATCGTCCACATACAATTGGTACATATCCGCAACACTGTACCCATGCCAGCCAACATAATAAGTACCACTCGTTGCCGGGGTAATTGTTCCTGAAGCCTGGGAATAGGTCACATTGGTAATGGAACTGTTGTCCCAGATCATTCCACCGGTCATGCTTCCTGCATCCGGTGCTGTGCCCCATAACACCTGCAGACGTTCAGGATACGTTGCACTCTGTGCCCTATAGCTGAACTTTACTTCATAGGTTGATCCGGCATTGAGCCATAAGCCACGGGAGAAAAACCAGTCATCCATGGCAAGTGTGGTGTTATAGCTGATATTCATCGCATTGGGTGACGATGCGGGGTTTGAAGTGACTGTTTTCCACAGAACAGCATCGCCGTTGTTATTGGTAACGGTGATACAAACCGGCACAGCAGGAGCAATTACATTGTCGAAGTTTTCAGTGTAGGGAATTATGGTTGTGTCACAACTGGTAGTGAAGGGATAAGGTACCGACCAGGGACTTAGTATCCCGTTCTGACATACATTCCTGACCTTGAAAACATAAGAGGTATTCGACGCCAGGTTACCCAGGAGATGCGGGTTAGATCCGGTTGTGAATGTTGGATTACCCGTAAAAATGTAGGGAGTAGCGCCATACTCTATTTCCCATTGGGTGCCGCTGCTGTTCCATCCCAGTAAAGCTGTGTGGGCGGTTGTTGCTACTGAAAGGGAAGTTGGCTCCTGGCATAAAGGCTGGACATCAAGACAGATATCATCGATGAACATATTGTTCCCATACTGGCTTACTGCTTCGAAAACTACATACCTGTTCATTCCCATGGAGCCCGGCGGCATGTCGAAATGATATTTATACCATTGATTGGCCGTACTTTCAACCGGGTCAAAGCCAAAATAACGGTGGATGGTGCCCAGGAGTGTGGCTCCGTTCAAATCCGGGCTGAGATTGTAGTAAACATTGACCAGTTCATTGTTGTAGGCGGGATAGCCGTCATCGCGGTACATCCAGAACTCAACCCGGTAAAGGTCAGAAGGGAAATTGACGGGAGGGGAGACCAATATTCCGGCTGTTCCATTAGCCAGGTTATAACTGTTGTACCGGGTCATCCCTGCTCCTGTATGCGGTGCGCATGCAGGGTATGTTCCACTGGTTTGCCGGTCCCATGTACCCGGATTCCCGGTGCCGGCAGTCTTTATACTGGTCCAGCCATATGGGGGAAATAGCGGGACTTCGAAGCTTTCGCATGCAGGGAAAACCAGGATAGTAGGATCAGGTCCGGTTGTAAATGACCAGATGGGGCAGCCCTGAGCTTCACCATTGGCATTGACAGGAACAATCTTCCAAAAATAGGGGGTAAGGTAATTCATGTCGGGGATGGGATCATACGAGGTAGCCATCCCGACAATGGTCCCATTGTGAAGGTTTGTGGGAGGATTGTCTGTCCCTAAGAATAATTTATAGTAGTCAGGAACTCCACCTGTTCCTGCCGACCAGTTCAAGGATGCTGTAATGGGAACCTGACTGGCCAGGTCAGACGGAGATACCAGGTTGGCACAAGCCGGAGGGCCTGAAGGGGGCGTAAATACAAAAGTCGTACCGGGAGCAGGGAAAACAGTCGCTGAAAGTGTGCAGTTGGCTGTCGCAGTTCCACCCTGAATGGTGGCCATCCAGTTGGTTGTGGTCGTCCTGTTGTGGTAGTTTGTGGCTGGTGTTGAAGGTTCGCCTCTGAGTCCTACCTGGGCCGTATAACCTGCATTATTGATGAAATTTCCATACATCATGCGGATTTCATTTCCATTCTCCAGTAAACGGATCTGGAAATTAAATAGTTGCCCGGTTGAACCGTATTCCCGGTAGTTTTTCCACTGGATCACACATTCCATATTGGGAGATGCTCCTACCGTTTCCAGGCGCAATTCCGAACCGGGTTGTCCCTGCAGGTCCAGTCCCAGCGCTGAAATCCTGCTTACCAGGATACCAGGACTAATGCTGATTGTAGACGAGATTGGTAAATAGGCACTGGAGGTGGCAATATTCACGGAGGGGGTTAATCCCGATTGTCCAAGACTGATCCAGCCATTGTTATTGATCGCAATGCGGTCGAAGGCTACGCCCCCAAAAATGAAATTAAAGCCAATGGGGAATCCGGGACCAATGGTTGCAGTGCCACCGGCTGGGTTGGCAGGATCAACAAAACGCTGGTCATCGTTCGCTTCAGTTCCCAGGAGAATACCTCCATTGATTTCTGGATATGCTCCGACGTAGTTCTGGAAAATGTAGGAATTTAACGGAGTCTGACTCTGAACACTGTTTGCCAGAAATAACAGTAACGCAGCAAAAAGTAGGATTGGTTTCATATGTGTCTCGTTTTGGTTCTGGTTCAATTTTTGACCAAGCAAAATCAAGTCATACGATGAATGCATTTAAAGCGACAAATCCAGGTTTTTAATACCAGGAAAGGCAGGAAAAAATGAAATTGATGTATTCTAGAATGATGTGAAGTCTGAAGATATTGTAGAGTAACACAGTAGTTTCTGTGAATTGGATAGGGTAGCTTCAGTAAATCTGTAAGAAATCTCTCTAAATATACAATATTTATATATATAAAACAAATGAATATTTAGAAATGATACTGACTGTTAATAACTTGTAAGTATTGAATAGGATAAATTGTTAAAAGGAGATCGATAAAATTATACAGTTAATAGATCAAAACTAAATAGATTGCTTTTCTTTCTTTGTGACTATGTGTCGGGGGAGGATACCACTAATTGACTAAGAATTAAAAAATCTCAAAACCACTCAGTCAAATATATATTCTTGGCAGGTTTGCAATCTTTTAGCCGGTGGGAGCTAATATAATATGTTATTCAGGGTGTAGTAATTGTCCGTCATTTAACGGATCGCAATCCTATTCCACTTTAGGTATAATAAAAATAAGTGACCTTGGAAGGACTCGAACCTTCGACCCGCAGCTTAGAAGGCTGCTGCTCTATCCACTGAGCTACGAGGCCAGAAGAAAGAAAACTGTTGTACCCATAAAAGGCCACAGTTTTTTTCTGGGCTGCAAAAGTACAAAATGCTATTTATTATTAAATAAAAACTTTTTTTAATAGGATTTCTCTTTGAGTATATTACTTTTTTATGAAAGATCAATAAATAGATGTTAGGAGAATATACAACTCGTGTACTCAAAAATACTACCCACTGTGTACAAAACTCATCAACTGGTACTCAACTACAAGAAACTCATTCTAGCCCCTTTGGGTTTTTACATGCTAGCCGGACTTGTTATCTTCCTGGTTTACAGCATGCAAAACAGCCCTCTTCAGGTTGGACTCCCGATTCTTGGTTTTGCCACTGATCTCTTATTCTCCTTTAATTCAACCCACAGTTTCTTTAATTGGTTCCTTCTTTTTCTTTCCCTTATACTTGGCCTTTCGGTCCAACCCATTTTTGCTTCCAGCTGGTTTGCAGTTTCCCGGATTACTTCTCCTGGTTCATTTCTGTTTTCCGACAATTTTGATCTAATGACTGGTGATCCTGTTGAAAATACACCTTCTTCAAAGACTCCACAATCAAGAACTTCAAGTTTAAATGCCGGGAATAAGGGAATGATTATGGTCGCCGATGGAAAGATCATGTTCATCAATAAAGAGTTTTGCCAGATCACTGGTTATTCAGCAGTCGATATTATTGGAAAAGATTTTGTTGAATTCATTGTCCCCCAGGATATCCTTAAATATGCATCATTGATTCGTACCCCTCAGAATGAAGCCCCGGGAATACTCGGAATTGGCTTTACCTGTGAAAATGGGAGGGAGATTGAAGTGTATATTGCCGGGAATAAGAATTCCAGTGCAAATCCAAATGATATTTGCCTCTTCTATGCCAGGGAAAAGGATGTGAATCAAGTCAGCCAGTTATCTGTAACTGATTGGTTTGTTGATTCATTCAATAAGACTAACACCTTTTTCTGGATGTGGGATGAAAAGGAATGATTTATATCAGTCCGAATAGCAGGCAGTTGGTCAGGATGCCGTTAGGAATTCTGATGAATCGGCCATACTTTATGTTCAAAGCGCTGGATAAATCCAACCGTGCCAATATGCTGGCATCTTTTGCCCTTTACCAGGTTACCCATCAGTTTGATGAAGAAATGATGGTGATGGATGGAGATGACGAACGCTGGTTCCGGGTGAAACTTACTCCAAATCTTGATGCTAAAGGCCAGGTGATTCAACATGTTGGAATTGCCTACGAAGTAACCGACCAAAAGCAAAAGAGCCATGAACTTGAATTGAAATGTGAAGAGGCCGTCAATGCAAACCTGAATAAGACAGCATTCCTGGCTAATATGTCACATGAGATACGTTCTCCACTTAATGGTATCCTTGGATTTTCCGAATTACTGGCTGATCCGGATCTTACCACCCATGAAAGGGAACGTTATATAGATATTATTAAAAATAATGGAATTGCCTTGCTTTCAATTCTTACAGATATCATTGATATTTCTAAGCTGGAAGCTGGAAAAATGAAAATTCAGGAAAAGGAATTCTATCCTGCAGAACTGATCCGGGAACTTCAACTTCAATTTGCAAGGGATCCAATGGTTACCCATAAGGGATTATCCTTGAAATGGATGGCCAGTGATGAGCTTTCAGATGCATGTTTAATCAGTGATCCTTTCCGTGTCCGCCAGGTTTTGGTTAACCTTATCACCAATGCACTAAAATTTACCAATAAGGGTAAAGTAGAGATTGCACTGGAACGCTGGGGGGATCGGGCAGTATTCTGGGTGAAAG encodes:
- a CDS encoding PAS domain-containing protein, with amino-acid sequence MYKTHQLVLNYKKLILAPLGFYMLAGLVIFLVYSMQNSPLQVGLPILGFATDLLFSFNSTHSFFNWFLLFLSLILGLSVQPIFASSWFAVSRITSPGSFLFSDNFDLMTGDPVENTPSSKTPQSRTSSLNAGNKGMIMVADGKIMFINKEFCQITGYSAVDIIGKDFVEFIVPQDILKYASLIRTPQNEAPGILGIGFTCENGREIEVYIAGNKNSSANPNDICLFYAREKDVNQVSQLSVTDWFVDSFNKTNTFFWMWDEKE
- a CDS encoding response regulator, whose translation is MIYISPNSRQLVRMPLGILMNRPYFMFKALDKSNRANMLASFALYQVTHQFDEEMMVMDGDDERWFRVKLTPNLDAKGQVIQHVGIAYEVTDQKQKSHELELKCEEAVNANLNKTAFLANMSHEIRSPLNGILGFSELLADPDLTTHERERYIDIIKNNGIALLSILTDIIDISKLEAGKMKIQEKEFYPAELIRELQLQFARDPMVTHKGLSLKWMASDELSDACLISDPFRVRQVLVNLITNALKFTNKGKVEIALERWGDRAVFWVKDTGIGMAEENLPYIFDRYRQVTRPDTPNQNGFGLGLAISKALVELLGGNIWVESEAGHGTVFYFTIPYSTPKQTEMSNVNSNETAFPYDWKGRTILIAEDIDFSFLYIEAVLRRTGARVLWAQNGREAIEMVKVNPSIDIALMDIHMPIMNGYSATREIVKLRPDLPVIAQTAFVLPDDVKACYAAGCAGYLAKPIRREQLLNTLTDYFEKIDQQIATQSGNMPVYRSKIS
- a CDS encoding fibronectin type III domain-containing protein produces the protein MKPILLFAALLLFLANSVQSQTPLNSYIFQNYVGAYPEINGGILLGTEANDDQRFVDPANPAGGTATIGPGFPIGFNFIFGGVAFDRIAINNNGWISLGQSGLTPSVNIATSSAYLPISSTISISPGILVSRISALGLDLQGQPGSELRLETVGASPNMECVIQWKNYREYGSTGQLFNFQIRLLENGNEIRMMYGNFINNAGYTAQVGLRGEPSTPATNYHNRTTTTNWMATIQGGTATANCTLSATVFPAPGTTFVFTPPSGPPACANLVSPSDLASQVPITASLNWSAGTGGVPDYYKLFLGTDNPPTNLHNGTIVGMATSYDPIPDMNYLTPYFWKIVPVNANGEAQGCPIWSFTTGPDPTILVFPACESFEVPLFPPYGWTSIKTAGTGNPGTWDRQTSGTYPACAPHTGAGMTRYNSYNLANGTAGILVSPPVNFPSDLYRVEFWMYRDDGYPAYNNELVNVYYNLSPDLNGATLLGTIHRYFGFDPVESTANQWYKYHFDMPPGSMGMNRYVVFEAVSQYGNNMFIDDICLDVQPLCQEPTSLSVATTAHTALLGWNSSGTQWEIEYGATPYIFTGNPTFTTGSNPHLLGNLASNTSYVFKVRNVCQNGILSPWSVPYPFTTSCDTTIIPYTENFDNVIAPAVPVCITVTNNNGDAVLWKTVTSNPASSPNAMNISYNTTLAMDDWFFSRGLWLNAGSTYEVKFSYRAQSATYPERLQVLWGTAPDAGSMTGGMIWDNSSITNVTYSQASGTITPATSGTYYVGWHGYSVADMYQLYVDDISVTQRRYYSVHEVYTDMTLQDGDSIWVTGDCSNPEDSLLLESYMDFIADTPMPPYSSLLLEGASLPDEAWYGGYVALKGAVRFIPNPDPYPSSDTIRAIFTVAEYHIYIEGYDTMAEVVPLNIQQSAPAEACDPCKFAIMISGGVNTSDNHSKYFKNLAELYKYKVDHDKYCPENIFVHYFQGTSADTTKIPQSRVIRADKPKIQASFAEVAKRVKACDRAGKRLHFKKW
- a CDS encoding exo-alpha-sialidase translates to MDLAFHITSMQATAEVDPDPMDSFVQNEISMAIVPGNVPGIPSALVAAYNDEPYPGGPGLGVSHSFDGGATWTAQQLPYPLNPAGTPYLDAFDPAATADGNGNVYVAHISTDYDWTNGQESGFYIHKSTDGGVNWTGPYLISYDSKPVSNPDTNYRFNDRCQIVADINPSSPYYNTIYAVWIKDRGWQNPVPESDIYFSSSSDGGITWTPIITINQRIHNLANMPNHAIAPDGTIYICWMDYNVTTGGSGTIYLNKSTDGGLTWMAADHPVITIPLPPLRLNGGTDVLAKGAPVIETSPNNSQELYLVFAQFAGLDEANIVFGKSTDGGQTWLINFKINDDNSLNDQVLPWMSVKPNGTIDIIWYDRRNDPADMNWDIYMTSSTDGGNSFQPNTKVNTNSAPSPLTPVSGFWMGEYPGLAVDDEYAYIAYTSSLTDTKGDIFFNKIKNPTSNIDYGDAPDPAYPTLKAGNGASHIINPLVYMGNMVDPENDGLPNAMATGDDTNNLLDEDGVMFNTGLVPGQMASLTIQVSATGLFLQGWIDFNNNGNWADPGEQIITNALTSAGFMSFSFNVPSFAIIGNSFARFRISSQQGYPSSG